A region from the uncultured Draconibacterium sp. genome encodes:
- a CDS encoding Dabb family protein, with translation MATGLTLASLFPLTKKADAGEVKLQGALVHHVFFWLKEPENEQHKQQLLEGLNQLIKVKTIKLSHIGFPASTEDRDVVDHSYSVSYMAMFDNQADQDAYQLDPIHLKFVEQNQHLWNKVIVYDSMD, from the coding sequence ATGGCAACAGGACTAACATTGGCAAGCCTGTTTCCGCTAACAAAAAAAGCGGACGCAGGCGAAGTAAAACTTCAGGGTGCACTGGTACACCATGTATTTTTCTGGTTGAAAGAACCCGAAAATGAGCAACACAAACAACAGCTGCTTGAAGGTTTAAACCAACTGATTAAGGTAAAAACCATAAAGCTTAGCCATATTGGATTTCCGGCCTCAACTGAAGATCGCGATGTTGTAGACCATTCGTACTCGGTGTCGTATATGGCCATGTTTGATAACCAGGCCGATCAGGATGCTTACCAGCTTGATCCTATCCATCTGAAATTTGTGGAGCAGAACCAGCATTTGTGGAACAAGGTTATAGTGTACGACTCGATGGATTAG
- the kdsA gene encoding 3-deoxy-8-phosphooctulonate synthase, with amino-acid sequence MIPQIDKLKNTNSGNFFLMAGPCAIEGEQMAMEIAEQVVTLTEKLKIPYIFKGSYRKANRSRLDSFTGIGDEKALKILRKVKETFDIPVVTDIHTAEEAKIAAQYVDVLQIPAFLCRQTDILVAAAKTGKAVNIKKGQFLSAAAMQFAVTKVKESGNNLVFLTERGTTFGYHDLVVDYRGIPEMKALDVPVVLDITHSLQQPNQASGITGGQPQLIETIARAGIAVGADGIFIETHPNPGLAKSDGANMLKLDLLESLLSKLVLLKQTVNKL; translated from the coding sequence ATGATTCCACAAATTGATAAACTAAAAAATACCAACAGCGGCAACTTCTTTTTAATGGCAGGCCCCTGTGCCATTGAAGGCGAGCAAATGGCCATGGAAATTGCTGAACAGGTTGTTACCCTTACCGAGAAATTAAAAATACCGTACATTTTTAAAGGTTCGTATCGTAAAGCAAACCGATCGCGGCTTGATTCGTTTACGGGAATTGGCGACGAGAAAGCCTTGAAAATACTCCGAAAAGTAAAGGAAACCTTTGATATACCCGTTGTAACCGATATACACACCGCCGAGGAAGCAAAAATAGCCGCCCAGTATGTTGATGTGCTGCAGATACCCGCCTTTTTATGCCGCCAAACCGATATTCTGGTAGCTGCAGCAAAAACCGGAAAAGCAGTAAACATTAAAAAAGGCCAGTTTTTATCGGCTGCGGCCATGCAGTTTGCCGTTACAAAGGTGAAAGAAAGTGGTAACAACCTGGTATTTTTAACCGAGCGCGGAACCACATTTGGCTACCACGATTTGGTAGTTGACTACCGCGGTATTCCTGAAATGAAAGCACTTGACGTACCTGTTGTGCTCGATATAACACACTCGCTTCAGCAGCCGAACCAGGCCAGTGGCATAACCGGCGGACAACCCCAATTGATTGAAACCATTGCCCGCGCAGGAATTGCAGTTGGCGCTGATGGCATTTTTATAGAAACACACCCGAATCCTGGCCTTGCAAAATCAGACGGTGCGAACATGTTAAAACTGGATTTACTGGAGTCACTTTTGAGTAAACTCGTACTTTTAAAACAAACCGTTAATAAGCTCTAA
- the nspC gene encoding carboxynorspermidine decarboxylase has product MNYKEIPSPAFVLDEKLLRNNLELINHVQQEAGIEIILAFKGFAMWSAFPIVREYLKGATASSLNEARLCFEEMQTRAHLYSPVYFEHEFEELMGYSSHIVFNSFNQFQKYYGQTRNSEHAISCGIRVNPEFSDVGTDLYNPSAPGSRLGVGSKEMPEELPAGIEGIHFHVLCESDSYSLENVLKNLEEKYGKYLHQVKWVNMGGGHLMTRKGYNHQHLVELLTRFRKKYDVKVILEPGSAIAWETGVLVSTVQDIVTHSGIKTAILDVSFTAHMPDTLEMPYRPKIIGAGDPTPESKHLYRLGGGSCLAGDFMEAYDFGHELQIGEQIVFLDMIHYTMVKTTMFNGVNHPVIAIWTQNDELKVIREFGHNDFKNRLS; this is encoded by the coding sequence ATGAATTACAAAGAAATACCGTCTCCGGCCTTCGTGCTCGACGAAAAACTGCTTCGTAACAACCTGGAGTTGATAAACCATGTTCAGCAAGAAGCAGGCATCGAGATTATTCTGGCTTTTAAAGGCTTTGCCATGTGGAGCGCTTTTCCGATTGTTCGCGAGTATTTAAAAGGTGCAACAGCCAGCTCGCTAAACGAGGCCCGGTTGTGTTTCGAAGAAATGCAAACACGTGCACACCTGTATTCGCCGGTTTATTTTGAACACGAATTTGAGGAATTGATGGGTTACAGCAGCCACATTGTTTTTAACTCGTTCAACCAGTTTCAAAAATACTACGGGCAAACCCGGAATTCGGAGCATGCGATTTCGTGTGGCATTCGTGTAAACCCTGAGTTTTCAGATGTTGGTACTGATTTGTACAACCCGAGTGCACCCGGATCGCGTTTGGGGGTTGGCAGCAAAGAAATGCCGGAAGAGCTACCTGCCGGAATTGAAGGCATTCATTTTCATGTACTGTGCGAATCTGATTCATACAGCCTTGAGAATGTATTGAAAAACCTGGAAGAGAAGTATGGAAAATACCTGCACCAGGTAAAATGGGTAAACATGGGGGGCGGCCATTTAATGACCCGCAAAGGATACAACCACCAACACCTTGTTGAGTTGCTTACCCGTTTCAGAAAAAAATACGATGTAAAAGTAATTCTGGAGCCGGGAAGTGCCATAGCTTGGGAAACAGGAGTTCTGGTGTCAACCGTTCAGGATATTGTTACACACAGCGGAATAAAAACCGCTATTCTTGACGTGTCGTTTACCGCCCACATGCCCGACACGCTTGAAATGCCTTACCGTCCTAAAATTATTGGCGCTGGCGACCCAACACCGGAAAGCAAACACTTGTATCGATTAGGCGGAGGAAGCTGCCTGGCAGGCGATTTTATGGAAGCCTACGACTTTGGCCACGAGCTGCAAATTGGCGAACAAATCGTTTTCCTCGATATGATTCATTACACCATGGTGAAAACCACTATGTTTAACGGGGTAAACCACCCGGTAATTGCCATTTGGACCCAAAACGATGAGTTAAAAGTTATACGTGAATTTGGGCATAACGACTTTAAAAACCGCTTGTCGTAA
- a CDS encoding saccharopine dehydrogenase family protein, with protein sequence MSKVLIIGAGGVGRVVASKCADNPDVFSEILLASRTKAKCDVIAQEVGKGRIKTARLDADNVAETVALINEFKPELVINVALPYQDLPIMDACLETGVNYLDTANYEPKDEAKFEYSWQWAYHDRFKEKGIMAVLGCGFDPGVTSIYTAHAAKHHFDEMHFLDIVDCNGGDHGKAFATNFNPEINIREITQNGRYWENGQWVETKPFEIKQALNYPNIGARNSYVLYHEELESLTKNFPSLKRARFWMTFGDEYLTHLRVIQNIGMSRIDPVNYKGVDIIPLEFLKEVLPNPGDLGDNYTGETSIGCRIKGIKDGQEKTYYVWNNCSHQKAFEETGTQGVSYTTGVPAMLGAMMVLTGKWQGKGVFNVEEFDPDPFMEKIGEHGLPWNEEINGDLEV encoded by the coding sequence ATGAGTAAAGTTTTAATAATTGGAGCTGGTGGTGTTGGGCGTGTAGTTGCCAGCAAATGCGCCGATAATCCTGATGTTTTTTCAGAAATTCTATTGGCCAGCCGTACAAAGGCAAAATGCGATGTTATTGCCCAGGAAGTAGGCAAAGGCCGGATTAAAACCGCCCGCCTTGATGCGGATAATGTTGCCGAAACCGTTGCCTTAATTAACGAATTCAAACCTGAACTTGTTATTAATGTTGCACTTCCTTACCAGGATCTTCCCATAATGGATGCTTGTTTGGAAACCGGTGTAAATTACCTCGACACCGCCAACTACGAGCCTAAAGATGAAGCCAAATTTGAATACAGCTGGCAGTGGGCTTACCACGATCGCTTTAAAGAAAAAGGCATTATGGCCGTTCTTGGCTGTGGTTTCGACCCGGGAGTTACCAGCATTTATACCGCACATGCGGCCAAACATCATTTTGATGAGATGCACTTCCTTGACATTGTAGACTGTAATGGCGGTGACCATGGAAAAGCTTTTGCTACCAATTTTAATCCGGAAATTAATATTCGCGAGATTACACAAAACGGTCGTTACTGGGAAAATGGCCAGTGGGTAGAAACCAAACCTTTTGAAATAAAACAGGCGCTGAACTATCCTAATATCGGTGCAAGAAACTCATATGTACTTTACCACGAAGAGCTGGAATCGCTTACAAAAAATTTCCCGAGCCTGAAGCGCGCGCGTTTCTGGATGACCTTTGGCGATGAATACCTGACACATTTGCGCGTGATACAAAACATTGGCATGAGCAGAATTGACCCCGTTAACTATAAGGGAGTTGATATAATTCCTCTGGAATTTCTGAAAGAAGTGCTGCCAAATCCGGGAGATTTGGGAGACAACTACACCGGTGAAACATCTATCGGATGCAGGATAAAAGGAATAAAAGATGGTCAGGAAAAAACCTATTATGTTTGGAACAACTGTAGCCACCAAAAAGCCTTTGAAGAAACTGGCACACAGGGCGTTTCGTACACAACAGGCGTACCTGCAATGCTCGGTGCCATGATGGTACTTACCGGCAAATGGCAGGGCAAGGGCGTATTTAATGTCGAGGAGTTCGACCCTGATCCGTTTATGGAAAAAATTGGAGAACACGGATTGCCCTGGAATGAAGAAATTAATGGTGATTTGGAAGTATAA
- a CDS encoding agmatinase family protein, translating to MKKRFENEDFNPNGVGLKNGNFIGLPFDGKKAEVILFPVPWDVTVSYGEGTALAPAKILEASAQLDLFDLDLKDVWKRGIYFQPVNDAVLQIRHELRPKATAYIDFLENGGQVSDNPEMQKILAEINQQCEAMNFFVYRETKKLLELGKLVGLVGGDHSTPLGYLKALSEKYERFGVLQIDAHLDLRNAYEGFTYSHASVFYNAMQLPEIKKLVQVGIRDCCEEEVELSRNNDKIEVYFDQQLKEKQYKGENWDEQCEEIISELPGNVYISFDVDGLDSKLCPATGTPVPGGLEFNQSIYLFKKVLESGRRIIGFDVCETGNAEWDANVAARLLYKLCCLAG from the coding sequence ATGAAAAAACGTTTCGAAAATGAGGATTTTAATCCTAATGGTGTGGGATTAAAAAATGGGAACTTTATTGGCTTGCCATTTGATGGAAAGAAAGCAGAGGTAATATTGTTTCCCGTACCCTGGGATGTTACTGTTTCGTATGGCGAAGGCACAGCCCTGGCGCCTGCAAAAATATTGGAAGCATCAGCACAACTCGATTTATTTGATTTGGACTTAAAAGATGTCTGGAAGCGTGGTATTTATTTTCAGCCGGTTAACGATGCTGTGTTGCAAATACGCCATGAATTGAGACCCAAAGCTACGGCATATATCGATTTTCTTGAAAATGGGGGACAAGTTTCGGATAATCCGGAAATGCAAAAAATACTGGCCGAAATTAACCAACAGTGCGAGGCCATGAATTTTTTTGTGTACCGCGAAACAAAAAAATTGTTGGAGTTAGGGAAACTGGTCGGATTGGTTGGTGGCGACCACAGCACTCCGCTGGGCTATTTAAAAGCCCTTTCAGAAAAATACGAACGTTTTGGTGTGTTGCAAATTGATGCACATTTGGATTTAAGAAATGCTTATGAAGGTTTCACCTACTCGCACGCCTCAGTATTTTATAACGCCATGCAACTTCCGGAAATAAAAAAACTGGTGCAGGTTGGTATTCGTGATTGTTGCGAGGAAGAGGTGGAATTAAGTAGGAACAATGACAAAATTGAAGTTTATTTCGATCAGCAGCTAAAAGAAAAACAATATAAAGGCGAAAACTGGGATGAACAATGCGAAGAAATAATCAGCGAATTGCCCGGTAATGTGTACATAAGTTTTGATGTTGACGGACTGGATTCGAAATTATGCCCGGCTACAGGAACACCTGTGCCGGGAGGCTTGGAATTTAATCAGTCCATTTATTTATTTAAAAAAGTACTTGAAAGCGGCAGACGAATTATTGGTTTTGATGTGTGCGAAACAGGCAATGCAGAGTGGGATGCCAATGTTGCAGCCCGCTTGCTTTATAAACTTTGTTGTTTGGCCGGTTAA
- a CDS encoding arginine decarboxylase, whose amino-acid sequence MKNTYFDLIEQSYYFPQEGFDLRGDTLTFHGISLKYLIKKYGTPFRFIYLPKIGEQIKKSRNLFNKAIKKNNYNGKYYYCYCTKCNHFSHVINEALKHNVNLETSSSYDIDLILHLFKDKKIDKNRKIIHNGYKTKEYLTKIIELQRIGFKNNIIVLDSINELERVEKLANGEKVKIGIRMAINEESQSAYYTSRLGIRHTKIPEFFEKHVKDRKNIELKMLHFFVDSGIKDSLYFWGEFQKALKLYVDLKKQCQTLDSFNLGGGFPIRNHLGFEYDYEYMIKEIVSNIKTACEAENLPDPDIYTEFGKYTVGESGAIIFEVLEQKQQNDTECWYIVNNSLMNTIPDAWSIFEKFILLPINKWNNEYKRVNIGGISCDHSDYYNSEDFNQEVLLPSYADEDKEPLYLGFFHTGAYQDAISGYGGIKHCLIPAPKHVIIDRDEKGNFFDYVYRNEQSAEEMFKILGYTHDEE is encoded by the coding sequence ATGAAAAACACTTATTTTGATTTGATTGAGCAAAGCTACTATTTCCCGCAGGAAGGCTTTGATTTAAGAGGAGATACCCTAACTTTTCACGGCATTTCTCTAAAATATCTGATTAAAAAGTATGGAACTCCATTTAGGTTTATATACCTGCCAAAAATTGGAGAACAAATCAAAAAATCGCGTAACCTTTTTAACAAGGCTATAAAAAAGAACAACTACAATGGCAAATACTACTACTGCTATTGTACAAAGTGTAACCACTTTTCTCATGTTATTAACGAAGCTTTAAAGCATAATGTCAACCTCGAAACTTCTTCGTCGTACGATATTGATTTAATACTGCATCTTTTTAAAGACAAGAAAATTGATAAAAACCGTAAGATTATCCACAACGGTTATAAAACGAAGGAGTATCTGACCAAGATTATCGAGCTTCAGCGTATTGGTTTCAAAAATAATATCATTGTTCTGGATAGTATAAACGAACTGGAACGGGTGGAGAAACTGGCTAATGGCGAGAAAGTTAAAATTGGTATCCGTATGGCCATAAATGAAGAATCGCAGTCGGCTTATTACACCTCGCGATTGGGAATAAGGCATACCAAAATTCCTGAATTTTTTGAAAAACATGTAAAAGACAGGAAAAATATTGAGCTGAAAATGCTTCACTTTTTTGTTGATTCAGGAATTAAAGACAGCCTTTATTTTTGGGGCGAATTTCAGAAAGCACTAAAACTATATGTTGACCTGAAAAAACAATGCCAAACACTTGATTCGTTTAATTTGGGCGGAGGATTTCCAATTCGCAACCACCTGGGTTTCGAGTACGATTACGAGTACATGATTAAGGAAATTGTTTCGAACATTAAAACAGCTTGTGAGGCTGAGAATTTGCCAGATCCTGATATTTATACCGAGTTTGGTAAATACACCGTTGGCGAAAGTGGGGCAATTATTTTTGAGGTACTTGAACAAAAACAACAAAACGACACGGAATGCTGGTACATCGTAAACAATAGTTTGATGAACACCATTCCGGATGCCTGGTCGATTTTTGAGAAGTTTATTTTACTTCCCATTAACAAGTGGAACAACGAATATAAACGTGTAAATATTGGTGGAATAAGCTGCGATCATTCGGATTATTACAACTCTGAAGACTTTAACCAGGAAGTGTTGCTACCATCGTACGCTGATGAGGATAAAGAGCCATTGTACCTGGGCTTTTTTCACACAGGTGCCTACCAGGATGCCATTAGCGGCTATGGGGGAATAAAGCATTGTCTTATTCCGGCTCCTAAACATGTTATAATCGATCGCGACGAAAAAGGTAATTTTTTCGACTACGTATACCGCAACGAGCAATCGGCAGAAGAAATGTTCAAAATATTAGGTTATACGCATGACGAGGAGTAA
- a CDS encoding nitroreductase produces the protein MSVTETIKNRRATPPRLFSKKALSKTSIEALLESANWAPNHKKTEPWRFKVYEAEAKAKLAVGARNILLHKQQEGYPVALEKIEKFASTLERVPVVIAVILQRDTAERIPEWEEVAAVSMAVQNMWLTATELNLAAFWATPAFTELFDELLELGEHQKSLGFFYAGEVMMDYPSPGRGDLDKKVEWKH, from the coding sequence ATGTCGGTTACAGAAACAATAAAAAACAGAAGAGCAACACCACCACGTTTATTCTCGAAAAAGGCCTTATCCAAAACTTCTATTGAAGCACTGCTTGAAAGTGCCAACTGGGCGCCTAACCATAAAAAAACAGAACCCTGGCGATTTAAAGTTTACGAGGCAGAAGCCAAAGCTAAACTAGCTGTCGGGGCTCGAAATATTCTTTTGCATAAGCAACAAGAGGGCTATCCGGTTGCTTTGGAAAAAATTGAAAAATTTGCATCGACACTCGAACGTGTTCCGGTGGTAATTGCGGTTATTTTACAGCGCGATACTGCTGAAAGAATACCGGAGTGGGAAGAGGTGGCGGCCGTATCGATGGCTGTGCAAAATATGTGGCTAACGGCTACCGAATTAAATTTGGCTGCTTTTTGGGCAACACCGGCATTTACAGAATTGTTTGATGAACTGCTGGAGTTGGGTGAACACCAGAAGAGCCTTGGCTTTTTTTATGCAGGAGAGGTGATGATGGATTACCCGTCACCAGGAAGAGGCGACCTGGATAAAAAAGTGGAATGGAAGCATTAA
- a CDS encoding aminoacyl-histidine dipeptidase, which produces MKTLEQLTPQPLFSYFEEICQVPRPSKKEEKIRQYLLDFAKAHELEAVCDKIGNVVIKKPASKGMENAPTVILQTHMDMVCEKNSDKIFDFDNDAIEPLVVDGWVKANGTTLGADCGIGIAAQLAVLSSGELKHGPIECLITVDEETGLTGAFELDKNLLSGAVLLNLDSEDEGEIFIGCAGGIDSLATFTYQTEKPGKNTLALKVAVTGLLGGHSGDDIHKHRGNANKILNRILWNWNQKFGINLADFNGGNLRNAIAREAFAIITIATENKSQLLASFNEMSENLKEEFKFAEPKLKIDCEETTLPELLIDAATKDNLLHAIYACPHGVLEMSSRMEGMVETSTNLASVKFTDENKIVITTSQRSEIEGRKFFAAEMVESVFTLAGAQVKHGDGYPGWTPNPNSEVLKTTVQSYKKLFNVDPIVRSIHAGLECGLFLEKYPHLDMVSFGPTIRGAHSPDERLDIATTDKFWKHLIDVLENIK; this is translated from the coding sequence ATGAAAACATTAGAACAGTTAACACCGCAACCCCTTTTCAGCTATTTCGAAGAAATATGTCAGGTTCCCCGTCCGTCAAAAAAAGAAGAAAAAATAAGGCAATACCTACTCGATTTTGCCAAAGCACACGAACTGGAAGCTGTATGCGATAAAATTGGAAATGTTGTTATAAAAAAACCGGCCAGCAAAGGAATGGAAAATGCGCCAACGGTTATTCTTCAAACCCACATGGATATGGTTTGTGAGAAAAATTCGGATAAAATATTTGATTTTGACAACGACGCCATTGAACCACTGGTTGTTGATGGCTGGGTAAAAGCCAATGGCACAACATTAGGCGCCGACTGCGGCATTGGTATTGCAGCCCAGCTGGCTGTACTAAGTTCTGGAGAGCTAAAACACGGGCCAATAGAATGCCTTATTACCGTTGATGAAGAAACCGGCTTAACCGGTGCTTTTGAGCTGGATAAAAATTTGTTATCGGGCGCTGTTCTTTTAAATCTCGACTCGGAAGATGAAGGGGAAATTTTTATAGGCTGCGCCGGCGGAATTGACAGCCTGGCTACTTTTACCTACCAAACTGAAAAACCGGGAAAAAACACATTGGCACTAAAAGTTGCTGTTACCGGCTTACTGGGTGGCCATTCAGGCGACGACATTCATAAACACCGCGGTAACGCCAATAAAATTCTGAACCGTATTTTGTGGAACTGGAACCAGAAATTTGGAATTAACCTGGCCGATTTTAATGGCGGTAATCTTAGAAATGCTATTGCCCGCGAGGCCTTTGCAATAATTACCATCGCTACTGAAAACAAAAGTCAATTGCTGGCCTCGTTTAATGAAATGAGCGAAAATTTAAAGGAAGAATTTAAGTTTGCTGAACCGAAATTAAAAATAGATTGCGAGGAAACGACCTTGCCTGAATTGCTTATTGATGCTGCAACAAAAGATAATTTGCTTCATGCCATTTATGCCTGCCCTCATGGTGTTTTAGAAATGAGTTCGCGCATGGAAGGCATGGTTGAAACATCAACAAATTTGGCTTCGGTGAAGTTTACCGATGAGAATAAAATTGTAATTACCACCAGCCAGCGAAGCGAAATTGAAGGGCGGAAATTTTTTGCCGCTGAAATGGTTGAATCGGTTTTTACCCTTGCCGGAGCACAGGTAAAACATGGCGATGGCTACCCCGGCTGGACACCAAATCCCAATTCGGAAGTTTTAAAAACAACCGTGCAGTCGTACAAGAAACTTTTTAATGTTGACCCGATTGTGCGTTCGATTCATGCAGGGCTGGAGTGTGGTTTATTTCTTGAAAAATACCCACATCTTGACATGGTATCGTTTGGCCCAACCATTCGGGGTGCCCACTCGCCCGACGAGCGATTGGACATTGCCACCACCGATAAATTCTGGAAACACCTGATTGACGTATTGGAAAATATAAAATAA
- a CDS encoding class I SAM-dependent methyltransferase, which translates to MHYCTLNLNCSAKDRTVYSKDKNLIFEQCNDCGIIWRAQDSIEITKPYEQDYFDSKKYENKRSHKVKKSGWLIDLARIHNPNINSLLEIGCSIGYTLEAAAQRNIKHLGIDISTFAVEYCKNKGLNASNQTFEELLDGNYKFDLIYQQHVLEHFQNPFKVLHDCHKLLNTNGLILIMVPNSKYRRAEKKRSKHRFYSKKGVGAEHFVYFDYTNLESVLEASGFKVVQKNYPVLTTSFFSLSFFINRIGRRLLSVFGSDQEILIIAQKQQ; encoded by the coding sequence ATGCATTACTGTACCTTAAACCTTAATTGCTCAGCAAAAGACCGAACGGTGTATTCAAAAGACAAAAACCTGATTTTTGAACAATGCAACGACTGCGGTATCATTTGGAGAGCGCAAGACTCCATTGAAATAACTAAACCTTATGAGCAAGATTATTTCGACTCAAAAAAATACGAAAATAAGCGAAGCCATAAAGTCAAAAAGTCGGGTTGGCTGATCGACCTGGCAAGAATTCATAATCCCAATATTAATTCCTTGCTTGAAATTGGCTGCTCAATTGGCTATACCCTCGAAGCAGCAGCCCAGCGCAATATTAAGCACCTGGGCATTGATATAAGCACCTTTGCTGTTGAGTATTGCAAAAACAAAGGATTAAATGCAAGCAACCAAACCTTTGAAGAGTTACTTGATGGTAATTACAAATTCGACCTGATATATCAACAACACGTTTTAGAGCATTTTCAGAACCCGTTCAAGGTGTTGCACGATTGCCACAAACTACTAAACACCAATGGCTTAATTTTAATTATGGTGCCAAATTCGAAATATCGCCGTGCTGAAAAAAAACGCAGCAAACACCGGTTTTACAGTAAAAAAGGTGTAGGTGCCGAACATTTTGTGTATTTCGATTACACCAACCTCGAATCTGTTCTTGAAGCCTCAGGTTTTAAAGTGGTTCAGAAAAACTATCCGGTGCTCACCACCTCATTTTTTTCACTCAGTTTTTTTATTAACCGCATTGGCAGGCGCTTGTTGAGTGTTTTTGGCTCCGATCAGGAGATACTCATTATTGCTCAAAAGCAACAATAA
- a CDS encoding carboxymuconolactone decarboxylase family protein, giving the protein MKKPLVSPKSGDSDPELQALILFYEETLGFCPNSVKTMHHRPRIAYAFIEMNKAVMENQGKVSSALKRMIAYISSNAAGCRYCQAHAIRAAERYGAEQEKLQNIWNYQSHPAFSAAERAALDFAHAASVIPNSVDDKIAENLRAHWNEGEIVEISGVVALFGYLNRWNDSMGTEIEKGAIESGEKLLGTKKWTPGKHTY; this is encoded by the coding sequence ATGAAAAAACCACTTGTTTCTCCAAAAAGCGGAGATTCTGATCCTGAATTGCAAGCGTTAATCTTGTTTTACGAAGAGACATTGGGATTTTGTCCGAACAGTGTAAAAACCATGCATCATCGCCCACGTATTGCCTATGCATTTATTGAAATGAACAAGGCGGTAATGGAAAACCAGGGCAAGGTAAGCAGTGCCTTAAAACGAATGATTGCTTACATTAGCAGCAATGCTGCAGGTTGCAGGTATTGCCAGGCACATGCCATACGAGCTGCCGAACGGTATGGAGCCGAGCAGGAAAAACTTCAGAATATTTGGAATTACCAATCGCATCCTGCTTTTTCAGCAGCCGAACGCGCAGCACTTGATTTTGCTCACGCCGCCTCGGTTATTCCGAACAGTGTTGATGATAAAATTGCCGAAAACCTAAGAGCCCATTGGAACGAAGGAGAAATTGTGGAAATTTCGGGGGTTGTTGCCCTTTTTGGTTACCTGAACCGTTGGAACGACTCAATGGGAACCGAAATTGAAAAAGGGGCTATCGAGTCGGGAGAAAAACTGTTGGGAACAAAAAAATGGACCCCGGGAAAACACACTTACTAA
- a CDS encoding AI-2E family transporter: METSKKIYLFLIVITIVVVCIYAQSIIIPFILAILFWFLIRVIKKLLLRVKFVSRLPKWIISLFSTLVLIGILVLAVTMISKNIQILSTTLPVYEANINKIARQINQQFDIDVLDMAGDFAKGLNFGNILSSLFSTLTGLFGNAFTVLLYLLFLLLEEPILPRKLRAMYPDKEKHDQVRKLVDKIDHSIGNYIALKTLTSLLTGFLSYFALLFIGIDAPLFWAFLIFVLNFIPTIGSLIATVFPSVFAILQFGELTPGILVLSIVGVVQLVVGNLVEPRLMGNTLNISPLVVFLTLAIWGVIWGISGMLLSVPITVILIIIMSEFPGTRPFAILLSQRGTLNK; encoded by the coding sequence ATGGAAACCAGCAAAAAAATCTACCTGTTTTTAATCGTTATTACAATAGTTGTGGTGTGCATTTATGCGCAGTCAATCATAATCCCTTTTATCCTTGCTATTTTGTTTTGGTTTCTGATCCGGGTAATTAAAAAACTGCTGCTAAGAGTAAAATTTGTAAGCCGTTTACCCAAATGGATTATTTCACTGTTTTCAACACTTGTACTTATTGGCATTTTAGTTTTGGCCGTAACAATGATCTCGAAAAACATACAAATTCTATCGACTACGCTGCCCGTTTATGAGGCCAACATTAATAAAATTGCCCGGCAAATTAATCAGCAATTTGATATTGATGTGTTGGATATGGCAGGCGATTTTGCTAAAGGATTAAATTTTGGAAATATTTTATCGTCGCTTTTTAGCACACTTACCGGTTTATTTGGCAATGCTTTTACCGTACTGCTTTACCTTTTATTTTTGCTGTTGGAGGAGCCTATTTTACCACGAAAATTAAGGGCAATGTACCCCGATAAGGAAAAACACGACCAGGTACGAAAACTGGTTGATAAAATAGACCACTCTATTGGTAATTACATCGCCTTAAAAACCCTGACCAGCTTACTAACAGGTTTTTTAAGTTATTTTGCCTTGCTGTTTATCGGTATTGATGCCCCCCTGTTCTGGGCCTTCCTTATTTTCGTACTCAACTTTATTCCAACCATAGGGTCGCTAATTGCAACAGTATTTCCATCGGTTTTTGCCATTTTGCAGTTTGGTGAATTAACGCCCGGCATTTTGGTTCTATCCATCGTTGGTGTTGTTCAGCTTGTAGTGGGGAACCTTGTTGAGCCTCGCTTAATGGGCAACACTTTAAATATTAGTCCGCTTGTAGTTTTTTTAACCCTGGCTATCTGGGGAGTAATTTGGGGCATCTCGGGGATGTTGCTTAGTGTTCCTATTACAGTTATTCTAATCATTATAATGTCTGAATTTCCGGGCACCCGTCCATTTGCAATTCTGTTAAGCCAACGGGGCACGCTCAACAAATAA